In a single window of the Nitrospirota bacterium genome:
- the mazG gene encoding nucleoside triphosphate pyrophosphohydrolase gives MSVTFDQLVAIVERLRSKDGCPWDKEQTAETIVNFLIEESYEVVDSIEEKDHAKIKEELGDLLFQILFLARIGTEEGHFTIEDVIEGISTKMISRHPHVFGQKVCADSEEVLKQWYDIKKSEGRHDESILNGVSKSLPALLRAQMIQSRASRVGFDWQTINDVSEKLDEEIAEFKSALTEEGPSSERVEDELGDLLFTIVNISRFLKLNPEAALRKTTNRFIRRFKYIEDSAKALGKSLDDMTLAEMDSFWQKAKDCGL, from the coding sequence ATGTCTGTGACGTTTGATCAACTGGTTGCTATTGTGGAGAGGCTACGTTCAAAGGATGGCTGTCCGTGGGACAAAGAGCAAACGGCTGAAACCATTGTCAATTTTCTGATAGAGGAATCCTATGAGGTCGTGGACTCCATAGAGGAAAAAGACCACGCTAAGATTAAAGAGGAACTTGGCGACCTGCTGTTTCAAATTCTCTTCCTTGCCCGGATAGGGACCGAGGAGGGGCACTTTACCATTGAAGACGTAATCGAGGGTATCAGCACAAAGATGATTTCAAGACATCCGCATGTTTTTGGACAAAAGGTTTGTGCTGACTCAGAAGAGGTGCTTAAACAGTGGTATGATATCAAAAAGAGTGAGGGCAGGCATGATGAATCAATATTAAACGGAGTGTCAAAGTCGCTACCAGCTCTTTTGCGCGCTCAGATGATACAATCGCGTGCTTCACGAGTGGGCTTTGACTGGCAAACGATTAACGATGTTTCAGAGAAACTCGATGAAGAAATCGCAGAGTTTAAATCCGCTCTCACAGAGGAAGGGCCTTCATCAGAACGAGTGGAGGATGAGCTTGGCGATCTGCTCTTTACGATAGTCAACATTTCAAGGTTTTTGAAGCTGAATCCTGAAGCTGCTTTGCGAAAAACTACAAACCGGTTTATCAGACGGTTTAAGTATATTGAGGACAGTGCAAAAGCGCTTGGGAAATCACTTGATGACATGACACTTGCCGAAATGGATAGCTTTTGGCAAAAAGCTAAAGATTGTGGACTTTAA